Proteins encoded within one genomic window of Methanobrevibacter thaueri:
- a CDS encoding nucleoside/nucleotide kinase family protein, translating to MKKFIVIDGLDGSGKDTQVNLIAEAYQKKGRDVTIRSHPCNDNKFGRKSKAALLKTGKLNHIKATIYFGLDAIRSVQMYCHNRNTDVVIFSRYILAVMYLPNVVNTIVYKIVAFVLPTSDCMFFLDITPEESLRRIGSRDEETEMFENIESLTENRERSRKFTYNWNVVSADDAPDVISEKIIAKCFETD from the coding sequence TTGAAGAAATTTATTGTTATTGACGGTTTGGACGGTTCCGGAAAGGATACGCAGGTCAATCTGATTGCTGAGGCATATCAAAAGAAGGGCAGGGATGTCACAATACGTTCCCATCCATGCAATGACAATAAGTTCGGCAGAAAATCAAAGGCTGCACTTCTAAAAACAGGGAAACTGAATCACATAAAGGCAACTATATACTTTGGCCTTGATGCGATAAGGTCCGTCCAGATGTACTGCCACAACAGGAATACCGATGTCGTAATCTTTTCAAGGTATATTCTGGCGGTGATGTATCTTCCGAATGTGGTTAACACAATTGTCTATAAAATCGTGGCATTTGTTCTTCCGACATCTGATTGCATGTTCTTTTTGGACATAACCCCTGAAGAGTCACTTAGAAGAATAGGGTCTCGTGATGAAGAAACAGAAATGTTTGAAAATATAGAATCCTTGACTGAAAACCGTGAAAGGTCCAGGAAATTCACATATAACTGGAATGTGGTGTCTGCTGATGACGCTCCCGATGTGATTTCCGAAAAAATAATAGCTAAATGCTTTGAAACAGATTGA
- the cofH gene encoding 5-amino-6-(D-ribitylamino)uracil--L-tyrosine 4-hydroxyphenyl transferase CofH encodes MFDKLPISSKTERILTKSLDEAITVEEANHLMNIQGQDLYSLLATADYLRQEIVGDNVTFINNCNINFTNICTVRCGFCAFGKDADDPDAYILSDEEILAKAEGAVENGAREFTLMGGVLPDADIDYYQHLLTLLKDNYPKVSIHGFSPTMVRDACLVSGMDIKEGFEILKDAGLDTLPGTAAEILTDRSREIICPEKVSVAEWIDAVKAAQEVGIQGSATIMYGHVETLEERVEHIDIIRQIQEETHGFTEFIPMTFMHEYSPIFLEGQSDLGATGTQDLKLYAVSRLMLRDLLPNIQVSWVKMGFRFAQVVLTAGANDLGGTLGGDELSEASGAPDGVDASIGTLSRMVKDLGRTPIERDSKYSEFYPID; translated from the coding sequence ATGTTTGATAAACTACCTATTTCCTCTAAAACAGAAAGGATATTGACCAAATCCCTGGATGAGGCAATCACTGTTGAAGAGGCAAATCACTTGATGAATATTCAGGGGCAGGATTTATACTCCCTACTAGCAACAGCGGATTACTTAAGACAGGAAATAGTTGGAGACAACGTTACATTCATTAACAACTGCAATATCAACTTTACCAACATTTGTACAGTCAGATGTGGCTTTTGTGCATTCGGTAAGGATGCGGACGACCCTGATGCATACATATTGTCCGATGAGGAAATCCTGGCAAAGGCCGAAGGTGCCGTGGAGAATGGCGCCCGTGAATTCACCCTGATGGGAGGAGTTCTTCCGGATGCAGACATTGACTATTATCAACATTTACTTACATTATTGAAGGACAATTATCCTAAGGTGTCCATACACGGATTTTCACCTACAATGGTTCGGGATGCCTGTCTGGTGTCCGGAATGGATATCAAGGAAGGATTTGAAATACTTAAGGATGCAGGTTTGGACACATTGCCCGGAACTGCGGCTGAAATACTGACCGACAGGTCAAGGGAAATCATTTGTCCGGAAAAGGTAAGTGTTGCCGAGTGGATAGATGCCGTCAAGGCAGCTCAGGAAGTTGGAATTCAGGGATCAGCAACAATAATGTACGGTCATGTGGAAACGTTGGAGGAAAGGGTAGAACATATAGACATTATCAGACAAATTCAAGAAGAGACTCACGGATTCACAGAGTTTATTCCAATGACTTTTATGCATGAATATTCTCCAATCTTTTTGGAGGGCCAATCAGATCTTGGAGCTACTGGTACACAGGATTTGAAATTATATGCCGTTTCAAGATTGATGCTTAGAGATTTACTTCCGAATATCCAGGTGTCCTGGGTAAAAATGGGCTTCAGATTTGCACAGGTCGTGCTGACTGCTGGTGCAAACGATTTGGGAGGCACATTAGGTGGAGATGAACTTTCAGAGGCTTCAGGAGCACCGGATGGTGTTGATGCATCTATCGGAACTTTAAGCAGAATGGTTAAGGACTTGGGAAGAACTCCAATCGAGAGGGATTCAAAGTACAGTGAGTTTTATCCAATAGATTAG
- the priS gene encoding DNA primase catalytic subunit PriS — protein MFSKATIKERRQYYREEWDPKDLPDFIATDIKKREFGFDHNGRGPNDRYKVFRGTESLRKFLRYKAPFAAYISVAFYNNPRRREDWLKAEYIFDVDAKDIPIRSCQCDGVCEICLGEALEIVNNLIDTLQGDLGLKNIHLIYSGRGYHIRILDEEMMVAGSELRSEVLKYAAGAEVPKSQFVNSEVSNQSFNFEHFSIPIGYQKIFTDRVKFNIQHLVGNEKLDGINPKLMKDIMAARHHLEGDNWGQFKNDIGPRRYRNLVNAMARVNLATIDAKVSIDLKRILRLPSSLHSKVSMKCMEVKNRETFDPFDKAVPKFVYERKGV, from the coding sequence ATGTTTTCTAAAGCTACCATTAAAGAGCGAAGACAATACTATCGTGAAGAATGGGACCCGAAAGACCTGCCGGACTTTATCGCCACCGACATCAAGAAAAGGGAGTTCGGTTTTGACCATAACGGACGCGGACCTAACGACAGGTACAAAGTCTTTAGAGGAACAGAGTCATTGCGCAAGTTCCTAAGATACAAGGCCCCATTTGCAGCATACATCTCAGTAGCTTTCTACAACAATCCACGCCGTAGGGAGGACTGGCTAAAGGCGGAATACATTTTCGACGTTGACGCAAAGGACATACCGATCAGGTCCTGCCAATGCGATGGAGTGTGCGAAATCTGCCTAGGGGAAGCTTTAGAAATTGTAAACAACCTAATTGACACCTTGCAGGGTGATTTGGGCCTTAAGAATATCCATCTGATCTATTCAGGGAGAGGATATCACATCAGAATACTTGATGAGGAAATGATGGTTGCAGGAAGCGAGCTACGCTCAGAGGTATTGAAATACGCAGCGGGCGCAGAAGTTCCGAAATCACAATTCGTGAACTCAGAAGTCTCAAACCAAAGCTTCAACTTCGAGCACTTCTCAATACCAATAGGATACCAGAAGATATTCACTGACAGGGTCAAGTTCAACATACAGCATCTTGTCGGCAACGAGAAGCTTGACGGAATCAACCCGAAACTGATGAAGGACATCATGGCCGCAAGACATCACCTGGAAGGGGACAACTGGGGTCAGTTTAAAAATGACATAGGCCCTAGACGCTATAGGAACCTTGTAAATGCAATGGCAAGAGTCAATCTTGCAACAATCGATGCCAAAGTATCAATCGACCTTAAAAGGATTTTAAGATTGCCGTCATCACTCCACTCAAAAGTGAGCATGAAATGCATGGAAGTCAAGAACCGTGAAACCTTTGATCCTTTCGATAAGGCAGTTCCAAAATTCGTTTATGAAAGAAAAGGTGTATAA
- the fdhD gene encoding formate dehydrogenase accessory sulfurtransferase FdhD, whose product MEFLRQSDVIQWKDGECKEIKENTVDDEYTYLFIDYLPPRKFSTYPKDLEDFAVGYCLGEGLIKDYSDIESIKLDGTNVLVTTRLSHDPEEDLEQDGIVQERKGNCEHACVCRLLEYQGVNSDNAGGIRSELETIEPNTSDLSIDATQVIKDIKHLTDEARIWQKTAGVHVAQLKYEDKIIIREDVSRHVAVDKVIGAASIEGYDFSKCYISYSGRMPADMLIKVIRVGVPIIISNAAPASSGIDVARAGNITMIGFVRGNRFTVYTAPERVNLEK is encoded by the coding sequence ATGGAATTCTTAAGACAAAGTGATGTGATACAATGGAAGGATGGGGAATGCAAAGAAATAAAAGAGAATACAGTGGATGATGAATACACATATCTGTTCATTGACTACTTGCCCCCAAGGAAATTTTCCACCTATCCAAAGGATTTGGAAGACTTTGCAGTCGGCTATTGTCTTGGAGAAGGCTTGATTAAAGATTATTCTGACATTGAATCAATAAAGCTCGACGGGACAAACGTGCTTGTGACAACAAGACTGTCACATGACCCAGAAGAGGATTTGGAACAGGATGGAATAGTGCAGGAGAGAAAGGGAAACTGTGAACATGCCTGCGTATGCAGACTTTTGGAATATCAGGGAGTAAACTCAGACAATGCTGGGGGAATCCGCTCCGAGCTGGAAACCATAGAGCCGAATACATCTGACTTATCCATTGATGCGACACAGGTCATAAAGGATATCAAACACCTCACCGATGAGGCCAGGATATGGCAAAAAACGGCTGGTGTGCATGTTGCGCAATTGAAATATGAGGATAAAATCATTATCCGTGAGGACGTAAGCCGTCATGTTGCTGTGGATAAGGTGATTGGAGCTGCCTCAATTGAGGGCTATGATTTCAGCAAATGCTACATCTCATACAGTGGAAGGATGCCTGCGGACATGCTGATTAAGGTAATCCGCGTTGGTGTGCCAATAATCATATCCAACGCAGCGCCGGCATCTTCAGGTATCGATGTGGCCAGGGCGGGAAACATCACAATGATAGGTTTTGTCAGGGGCAACAGATTCACGGTCTACACCGCCCCCGAACGGGTGAACCTTGAAAAGTAA
- the priL gene encoding DNA primase large subunit PriL, translating into MAEVSFINPLSDEGRSIIREYGDLNQIFDVDESLIDICTHTLNQRISDDALIPKSYAELAMKRIQWAIEKKNNKNFTQAEFEYLANGDLFKQDVVTFHILCQAIAIQFNTGSRETRLFIESQGTLILERLAKIPPMARADIIDEVLDEIKTDGAIHWKSLRDIVASKKLKLTDLLIDDGDIILQQEDFLYRFGDEFTDRSPERMYNILIGDSVKEQIISRLIMQKTEEYINRIKEMSQRIEIHPAIIKIGEDLKDFIPEEISKYNQYYAGSGGIYGSVQAGKLNPDAFPPCIKATVEGVSSGGRNDAIVLLLTSFASYARLYPRIFASDETVKVSDMDPDLSITENEILPLIFDAADNCTPPLFDDQPQEKINIISKLGFGMHERVDINHEGETKWYTPMSCEKIKIHLPNLCHPDKSCKGINNPLSCYGRKKYQLDQEAPKE; encoded by the coding sequence ATGGCTGAAGTTTCATTTATAAACCCATTATCCGATGAAGGAAGAAGCATCATTCGCGAATACGGCGATTTAAATCAGATATTCGACGTAGATGAGTCACTGATTGATATCTGCACCCACACATTAAATCAAAGAATTTCAGACGATGCGCTGATTCCTAAATCATATGCCGAGCTGGCAATGAAACGCATCCAATGGGCAATCGAGAAAAAGAACAACAAAAACTTCACCCAGGCAGAGTTTGAATACCTGGCAAACGGTGATCTGTTCAAGCAGGACGTTGTAACCTTCCATATATTGTGTCAGGCAATAGCCATACAGTTCAACACAGGTTCACGCGAGACAAGACTTTTCATCGAATCACAGGGAACACTTATTTTAGAAAGACTGGCCAAGATTCCTCCAATGGCAAGGGCAGACATAATCGATGAGGTTCTTGATGAAATCAAGACCGATGGCGCCATTCACTGGAAATCACTAAGGGACATTGTGGCCAGCAAAAAATTGAAATTGACCGACCTTCTAATTGACGACGGAGACATAATACTTCAGCAGGAAGACTTCCTATATCGTTTTGGTGACGAGTTTACCGACAGAAGCCCTGAAAGGATGTACAATATCCTGATAGGTGACAGCGTTAAGGAACAAATCATATCCCGTCTTATCATGCAGAAAACCGAGGAATACATAAACAGGATTAAGGAAATGTCCCAAAGAATTGAAATTCACCCGGCAATCATCAAGATTGGAGAGGACCTGAAGGACTTCATTCCTGAAGAAATCAGCAAATACAACCAATACTATGCCGGAAGCGGTGGAATTTACGGTTCAGTTCAGGCAGGAAAATTAAATCCGGACGCATTTCCACCATGCATCAAGGCAACCGTCGAAGGCGTGTCCTCCGGTGGACGTAACGATGCAATCGTTCTGTTGTTAACATCATTCGCATCATATGCAAGGTTATATCCAAGAATATTCGCATCAGACGAGACCGTTAAAGTCTCAGACATGGATCCCGACCTGTCAATAACCGAAAACGAAATCCTGCCGTTGATCTTTGATGCTGCAGACAACTGTACACCGCCTTTGTTTGACGACCAGCCACAGGAAAAAATAAACATCATCTCAAAACTAGGTTTCGGAATGCATGAGAGGGTTGACATAAACCATGAGGGCGAGACAAAATGGTACACACCGATGAGCTGTGAAAAAATAAAGATACACTTGCCTAACCTATGCCATCCAGACAAGTCCTGCAAGGGAATAAACAACCCGTTATCATGTTACGGACGTAAAAAATACCAATTGGACCAGGAAGCCCCTAAAGAGTAG